The Borreliella afzelii DNA segment GATTTTCATCTATTGGTGCAGGAGTGATTCTTACCAATTCAGGTTGCCCAAACTCACTAGACATTACACCTGAGTTTGGCATATATGTCGGTTTATTTGAAACAAATCGTGCACCACCACGAGCAAGTTTTATTTCTTCGATAGAGCCTGCTGATTTTACTGCTGCAATTCTTTTTAGTATTTCATCTAAAATTTTTTCTGTCTTTTCTAAATTACTAGCTTTTCCGAAATAAAATCCAGTACCTAAGTATCCCGGATCAGCATTTATCTTGTCGACTTCGGCCTGTGCTTTGATTCGTTCATTTTCTAGGTTGGAAAGTTTTTTGTGCCTCTCGGTTTCTATTTTCTTATTTTCCTCAGCTTTAGTAAGTTTGGTAGTTTCTATATCTTTTTTTGTTTTGTACTCTGTTTGTACATCGTGTAATCTTTTTTGAAATTCTTCACCAGATATTTGGCCCTTACTTTGTGCTTGTTTTAGAAATTCTATTTCTTTAGAGTATTCATCATCTAATTCGCTCAATTTTTTTTTTCTCATTGCAATTTCTGCATCAAATTTCTCTTCAAGCTTCTTTAGTTCAATTTCACTTCGTTTTTCAAGTTCTTCTAAATCTTTGTCTCGTTGTTCTTCGATTTTTTTCTTTCGAACATTACCGTAACCAGTTAGAATCCCCCAAAAGAAATCCTCTAATTGCTCAATTAATTCCGCCAAAAATGTACCTAGCTGTCCAAGGTAAGCTGTTGCCACATTTTTCCTCAAATTTCTATATCCCTCGTATGCACCCTGTATTGCATAGTCTATAAAATGACCAACGCCCTCCTCAGCAAGTTTTTCTCCCCCTTGCTTATTCAAAATTTTGCCTGTAAATTCGGTAAATTTATCTAGATTTTCCAAACATTTGTCATATAAGCTTTTTGCAGTATCTTTAGCTTTCTCAGCCATTTGTTTTAGTGTGTTTCTGTTGGTTTCATTTAGCTTGTCGAATTGCGATTTGTGCTCATCTACGAATTTTTTGTACATTGCTTGAATGTCGGATGCCATCTTTTTTTCAGCACTTGCTCTTTCTTTTGCTGGAAGTAGCATTGTTTTCCACTCTAATTCGGTTATTTCTTTTTGCAGAGCTTTTTGAGCCTCGACAAAAGATCGATCTAAAGCGGTTTTTTCAAATTCATTAACCTGCTTTTCAAGTTCGGCTACAATTTTTCTGTTAGACTCGTTTAGAGTTGTGAAACTTTTTTCATATTTTACTACGAACGCTTTGTTCTTTTCATTGATTTCGTCATTCAGTTTCTGTAAAGCGCTTTCTTGATCTGCATGGGGTAGGGTTAATAGTATTTCTCTTTCACGACTTTCTTTTTCTTTTAGTAATTTTTGGTACTCATTCACAAAATCATAATTAGAGTTATTGAATTCGTTTATTGCTTTTTCAACTCCGACTAAAATTTTCTTGTTCTCGTCCGACAACTTATCAAAACTTTTGGAGTATGCATTTAGAAATTCTTGGTTTTTGTTCTTGATGGTTTTTTCAAGCGCCCTTAACGCTTTTTCTCGTTCTTCCCCAGTCTTTGTAAAGATTGTTCTTTGTGCATTGAATATGTCGTCTTGCAGCTTTTGATAGTCTTGTTCCATCTTTTTGTTGAAATCGGTTTTTGCATTTGGATCAAATTTTTTATCTCTTTGGGGTTCGGGACTGGAAGTGTCTTTTTCCTCTTTTTCTTTTTCAGGTTTTTTGGACAATCCTAAAACTTTTTTGAAACCCTCGTACAATTTAACTGTCATATCTATGACTTTTTGGATCAATTTGATAATTGGGTCAAATGCAATCTTGAAGCCTTGTACAAGCTTTCCAGAAACATATACCACAAGCTCTGTAAGTTTGTTGATCAGGTAAATAACCGCAGCGGTGACTTTTGTTAATGGATCCAAAATTCCTTTTATCATAAATTGTTTTACTTTTTCAAATCCAATCATCATTGGCTCTAAAGCTTTCCCAATATCTAAGAAAAGCTTTTCACTCATTTTAGCAGTTTGCTGTTGTGCTTGAGCTAAAGTTTTTGCTTCTTTGGCGGTGTTCCCGTAAAATTTACCACCTTCGCTAGTGGCTTTAGAAAGAGCCTTATTTAGAGCCTCGAACCCTATTTTTCCATCGCTCGCGGCCTTATATAATGCCTCTCCAGCTAAACCGGCTTCTTCTGCTAAAATGTCTGTAATATCAACACCAGCATCACGAAGTGCATACAAATCTTCTAAATTCACTTGGTTACTAGATTCTACACGAGAATATACTTCGGCTAATTTCTCAAGCCCCTCGCTACTTCCACCAGCAGCCTCTCCAAACATTCTAATTCTTTCTTCAACTTCGCTTGCAGTTGCCCCATAAGAAAGCATTGTCTTAGTAGCATTAGTAATAGCATCTCTAGTAAAAAGAGTTTCATCGCCAAAAGCCCTCATGGATTCTGCTAAAGATTTTCCAAGGTCTTCGTTTCCAAGCATGTCAGAAAACGTTGACACTTCTTCGTTGAATTCATCAAGAGCATCCATGGCGCCATCAAAAATTCCACTTATTGTAGAGCCAATTGCTTGTAGAGCCTTTACAGCTATAATAATTGGGGCAAAAGCTGCCAACATTTGGTTGAATGCTTCACCGGTTTTGTTTGCCAAATTCTTTACATTTCCTAAGCCTTTTCCAACACTTTTTAGAACTTTGCCTATACTTTTCATGCCACCAGCTTTAGAATTTACAGAATCAACAGAATCTGCAAGAGATTTGAAGTTTTTACTAGCATTCTGCGAACTTTTGTTTAGCGCTTTCTCTAGATTGGATCCAGATTTAGCAGATTTTTCTAATTTTGACTTCAAATTATCTAGACTTGCAAATTTTTGCTCGGCAATTTTTTTTAGAGTTTCTGCTATTGAGTCCAGCTTTTGATTGTTGCTGATCGACATTGATAGCGGAATTATTATTTCATCAAGTTTCATCTACCTATGCTCTCTCTCTCAAGATTTTTGATGTACAAATTGAGTTCATTCAAAACTAAAACAAACCAGTAATTTTGCTCAAAAAGGCCGCCCCTATTGGGCAAACTGCCAATACTTTTTGAAAGTAAGGCTTGATTTAGTAAATGTAGAATAGCATCCTCATTATATTTGATCCAAGAAAGTTCCTTTTTCATATTCACTATGAATTCTGAATTCACGCGGTCTGCAAAATTCAGAATTTGGTCATAGTGATTTTTTTTTGTAATATAAGCGAATGCAAGCTCTACTTTTTTGAAACACGCTCAACCCTTAGAGTATCTGCCAGGAAATTAATTTCGATTGCAAGACTTGAAAGCATGTCTTGAAACAAGATACCGTCACTTTCAACCATCTCTTTAGTGATAACTTCTCCTTGTTGATTTTCAAGGCCGACAAATTCTACCACATTTTCATCCCAAATTTTTTTTACGAATTGAATTTGAGCGCTTGTTGACTCAATCATAGCATTGGAATTGGTTTTACCATTCTCGCCATTCAATTTTTTGAAAAGTTCGATTTGTCTTGCTTTTATCTTTTCCACAAACCCGTAGTTAATGTCTTTCAAAACCACATATGCTTTCTCTTCTTCTTTGATCTTTTCCTTGCTGTTTCTAATATAGTCTGGGATATAGGGCAACATTACCCTGCCAGTCAAATTAACATTAATTACCATTTTTGTCTCCTAAATCTTTCCTAAATCTTAAAGAACCTTGCATCTTGAATATAGTCGCATGAAAGCGATACTAAGGGTTTTGTCAGAGTAAGCTGGCACTTTAGATCGATTTTTTGATTGTTCAAGTCTTGGCTTGGGTTGTAAGTTGCAATTTGTCCTTCGCCCACCATGAATTTGGTTCTTTGATCTTGATCTGCAATTTGATCTACAAAAAGTACCGTGAACTCGTAATTTGTAGGTAAACTACGTTTTCCAATTTGCCATTGGTTATTATTTTTTGAAATATCTTGTGTTATGAAATGCGATTTTTCTATATATGTATCTAGGATTTCTTCCTTATTAGTTGCGGTTTCTCTAACGGAGTATCCGCTAAACTCAACAGTTTGCTCTGGTATTTTTCCAATTGCTGAGATTGATCCGCAAGTTGTTTTTAGAGTTTCTGTAGCTTTTGTTGAGCTGATGGTGTATGAATACCCTAAGCAATATGTTTTGAAAAGTAGAACATCAATTTCATCAGCATTATCACATGCGGCGGATATTTTTGTCAAAAGATCTTTGTTATAGTAGAAAATGCTGCCTTCTTTTAGATCTAAATCTGATGTAAGTTTTGATTTAGAATCAATCTTTTTCACCCTAAAAATGCATTCGCTAATTGACTTCCATTTGCTAGGCTTTGTTATGTTTGAGCCCAAATCTTTTACAACTAAATTAGTAGGATCTGTTCCAGAAGGTTCATTATTGTTTTTGATGTCTGAACCCTTGAAATTCCACTTGAATTTTTCAATATTGACCGTAACTAGCACTGCGCCAGTCGGCATTCTTAATTTTTCAATTGCCATTTTTACCTCCACGACAATTAATGTAATCAGCGCCATCTATTCTAATTCCCAATGTTGAATCAACCAATGTGACCATTCTTGCATCAGAATTTTCGTCTTCAACCTGGGAATCGTCAATGCTAAAATACTTCAACGAATAATTTAGCATCAGAAACGCCACAATTATATTTGCAATCTCAAGTCCTAAAGTAGGACGCATGCTACACTCCGTGTAAATTATGAACTTTGGACACAAAAGCATCGAATAATTTTTGCAATGATTCAGAATTTCTCCAGTACTTTTTACTGCAAAGACAATTGATGGCAATTCTAAAGTTGAACATGCAAACATTTCAGATTTGTAATATACTTTTGTGGTTGTTTGTTTACAAGTAGTCAAGTAAGTTTTCAAATTTTTTTTAAGATTAATGACAAATTCTTCTATGTACTTCATCTAAGTAATTTTGCAGACTCCCTTACTAAATCGCTTGTCCAGTTTGTATATTGGGTTTTAGGTTTTCTCTTCTTCAGAGATAGCCAAATAGGCACTGCAGCGGATTCTATACCCCTATATGCTGCCCAATTCCTAATTTTTGCTAAGCTTGGACTTGAAGAGTTATTCCCATATGCTTTTCCCGAATCTAGAAATTCAGCAAGAGGGGAGTCTACTTTTATCTTTAGATCTATTCCCAAAGAAGTTTCTTCTAAATCAATCTTTGTTACATTTGATAATCTTCCAGGGACACTTGATTTCAATTGCTCCATGTTTTTTTTAACTTTGAATCCCACAAAGGTTTTTGCATTATCAAATATTGATTTTCTTATTTTTTCTCCAATTTCCATTTGTTTTCCTTTTGATCAACCAATATAAAGAAAAGGACAAGAATCAATACGCGGGAATAGGAAATCAAGTTGAGAGAGTAAATATTTAAATTTACACTCTTTTTGATCTCCTTTACACCTAATATTGAAAACTTCTAAGTAAAGAACATCAAGCAAAATTACAAGCCAATTTTTGTAGGCAGTTCCCATATGGTACAAGGCTAAAATCGATTTTGCATATCTTAAAACCTCGAAAAGTTGTACTTTGGTTTGATCTGGGATACTAATGCTTCCGTCTTCTTTAGTACACGCAATGTGTAAAGATTCTATCCTAGTAAGGTTGATCCACATAATAAGATCGTCAAGTTCACTCATTTGTTAAGTTTACTACTAACTAGGTTTTGTAACTTCAATTTCGACAACTTCTTGCGGTTCAAAGTGAATTATTCCTGCCGATTCCATTGAAGCGTGAATGTAATCTCCGTCTGGGGATGCAAATTTTCTAAAGAATATTTCTGGCAACATTGGAACAAACATAACTTCTCCATTTGGTTCGTACAGTATAGGATTTTTTAGGCCCTTGAAGACAGCAGTTACAACATCATGATCTCTAAAAAGCGCTTCTTTTACTGTTACATATTGAGGCTCACTGTACAACTCTAGTAAAAGATGTGCATAATTATGGGGAACTAAAAGGTGATATTTCCCATCAAGTTTTTCTTTGTACTTTTCTGATTCCCGTTTTGCAAGTGCTACTTTTTCATACAAAGTAAATCCATTAGTAAGTGTTTCAACAGAAATTTTACTCCTTCCTTTCAAATTTGCGATACCTTCCATATTAATGTTTTTTTTACCAAAAATAACAGAATGGTATGCATCTTTCATAAGGCCAAGCTCTAGATTAGCTTTTACTTCGTCTTCAGTTATAGTTCCGCGCATGAGGTCTTTTAGAGAAATCCGTTGTACTGTATCAAATACGTGCATCTTGTAAGCCATTTCTTTGAAGAAAATGCTACTTCTTCCAATTTCATTACTATGATCACCAAAAGTGGCTGTGACATTGTGCTCAACTGTTGCTTTTTTGACAATGTAATATCCCTGCCTTAGATCATTTCTATTGATTACTTTGTAAGGCATAAGCTCTTCAAGACCATTTTTTGCAAGCTGTAATATATCTCCGCTGTAACTACCACTTGAATCTACAAAAATACTTCTACTCAAAATTTTCCTCCTATTATCTCATAATTTTTTAGGGTCTACGTAAATTTTCTACTGCCACTGGATTCATACTCTGGACCAATGTTTACATCAAGCAAAACAATTTTACTATTTTGTTCAAGACTAACATCTTTAATTCTGCCAACTTGAACACCCCCTTTGCCGTCTTTCACAAGTTTTCCTGCCTTCAAAAAAACATAGTCGCCAATTTTGGGAGTTGTAAAGGCATTATCTAACGTAACCGTTACTTCACCAGCACGTCTTACTGGAATTAGTTCACCCGGAGAGTAATTTTCATCTTCCAATAAAGATATACGCTCTTTTTTTAATGCAAATCCCCGAATATGGCCAACTCCAGCTGTTGCAGTTGCAGCTTTTACTAACACTTCTCCCATTTCGCTTGATCTACTTGAGTAAACTGGGTCTCCAGGTCTAATCGGTGTGGACTCAACATCAACTATTGCAGTTTCAGTTTGATGGACACATGCTTTGTGGTCAACTCCCAAAACGAATTTTTTACAAATTTTTGTGAAATCGAAATCTGGCATTTACATCCTCCTTGAAGCATATAATTCGTTTTTGTATCTTTGTGCCAATGTATTATTGATTATTTGGCCTGCGAATCGATTTCTTGCATTTACCATTTGTTTGAATGCTGTAAGTTCTTGTACTAGCAAGCTTATGTTGTCGATTTGCGCATCAAGATCGCCTTCTTCGTCAATCCTAAAATTAATGTTGTACTTTTTTTTCATTGCATCCAAAAATGCAAGCTTAGCGTCTTTTACGCTCAAAGCGTTTGCAAAAGGCGGAGTAATTTCATACTGCTCACAAGCTTTTTCAAGATTCGTCAAAACTTTGGAATCTTTGAATGCGTTGGCCTCAGCTTGTCTTTCAGCTTGTTTTCTAGCCTTGGTAAAGTTACTTTCAGCCTCAGCGAGTCGCTTTTCAAAATCTTCTCGTGATATCATGTTCGGCAATTTTTTTGCATCAGACACTAATTTTTCATATTCTTCTGAAGATATTGTTACTAGTTCTTTGTCGTTTTTAGGCAAAGATTCAGAAATTGCAACAGCATCTTCACTTGATTGTTCTTGCATATAACCTCCTTCTTTTTTTAAAAAAATTTCTTTCTAAATTATTTGCAAGTACTGATTCATTTCGTTTTGTATTTTTAGATACAAATCATTATTTTCCATCTCTTTAGCTTTAATTAAAAGTTCTACGTAAGTTGCTAAAGTTTTTGCGTGTTTTTCATCAATTTCAGCTTGTTCTTTTTGGCTAATTGGCTTAACTGGTTTATAGCACCAGTTCGATTCTAATCCAAACTTGAAAAGCACCGCATTGATGAATGGTGTTACCATTAGTTTGCATATCTGCTCAATGTTTAGGTAAAAAATATCATAGTTACCAATACTGCCTTCTCCAGACGGAGATATTGGGTATAGTATTTCTTTTGGAATTCCAGAATGAAGTGTTATGTCTGATACAATGATTTCAAAAGCATCTCTTAGTGGACTTACAGATCTTGTAACATTAGCAATATCATCTTCTCTTCCGAGTATCATCATTTTGTGGTTACTATCAAGAACCCCCTCAATATTTTTTTTGACTTCAGCCAGATCATATGCAGTCATATCCTTGACTGATGGTAGTGTTGCTGATTTTAGAAACGTGAAGTTGTTAACTCGTAAAAAGCCTACTGTTTCATTGAGCAGTGTATTCATAATATTGCTGCTTTTTTTTAGAGACTCGAAATTTAGGAAAGACGACTTCATACCGATGATTCTACTTTCATGGATATTTTTTAGAAAATAAGAACCTTGATCAAGGACTTCACCAAAGTTATAGCAAAGGCATGGAAATCCTTTTTTTAGTGGTTTTTGCGGATCATCGGAGTCTGGAACCACTATGTAAAAATGGCTTTCTCCAGATAAGATTGCCGTATAGACCATTTTTTTGATCACAGCTCTAAAGTTATTATCAAATAATATTGAAAGTCCATCACCAACTTTATGCTCAATGTCTCTGGAAGATGCAAAACCCGCGTAAATTTCGGCTACTTGGTGGGCAAGTCTTAATTGGTCTTGATGTGGTGTGTATTCGCTTACTGGAAATAGTTTAGTTTCTTTGTTTTTTTTGAAAAATTTCATTCTAAACATTTTTGATTCCTTTAGTTAAAAATAGATGCAGCGTTGAGAAATGCCGGGATGTACGTCAAATCTTTTTGCATAACAAAATTTGTAACTTCGCTGTCTTCTGCACTAGATTCATCATAGTAATATTCAGTTTCGTTGAACTCTGAAATTACATCATTTGTTTCGGGTATGTTTACTACACTAAGATTAGCCGGTATCAAATAATCCGAGAGTGAATACAAATTTCGTTTTTTTGCAAGCAAAGTGCCTCTACCAAAACGAGAGAATACATATTTGAGTTCTTCTCTAGCAGCCGGAAGAACAAAAGTGCCCTTGAAATTGTTAATTTCAGCTTGATAATCAGCTTTTGATAGTAACACTTTGCTACATGCGTTTGTAACAATTACAACTGGAAGATACGAAATTCTTCCAACAAGAATTTCTAAAAAACAAATTCTATTTCCCTTGATGTGTACCCCTGTGTAGTAGCTGCCATTAGCTCTGGAAATAAGACTGGGTTCACAAACATTGAATTTTTTGATTAATCTTGCAGTGCCGAAATCAAACTCTTCTCCTAAAACTTCAATTCTAAATCCAATGTCATTTCCATGATATGCAAGTTTTTGTTTTTCAAGCCAAGCTTCAACATCACCGCCGTTCAAAAATGGGTTGTCTCGATAGGTACTTTTGATAATACAAACAGCGGGATTGTCTTGATTTGCCAAGTATCTTTTGTATAGCCAATGTGACTTGGGTACCGGATTGCTTGACATATAGATTCTGCCACCTTGTTCTCTCATTGTAGGGATAAGCATTTCTATATCGTCGGAGCTAAACTGATTGGCTTCTTCTAGCCATAAGTCTTTGAAATGCGCATAAGATTTCAAATCTCTTGTGTCGTGGCCTCCTTCGAAAACAAAGGCTCGTTTTTTCCCAAAAATCAAACTTTTACTCTCAATTTTTGCTTTGCTTATATTGAAAAATTTTCTTAAGCCATATATGCTCAAAAGTTCTAAAATTTCTTTGTGTATTGATTGTGTTGTTTTGTTTTTCTTTTTTCTTATTGCAAGTGTATCTCCTCCATCAACGCTAAATTTTCTTTCTAAGTTGACAGTTGCAATATCATAAGTTTTACCAGTTCCTCTACTGGAGTAATATATGAAAATTTCAGCATTAGGTTTTTCTTTATAAGCATTAACGTATATTGGGAGTCGCCTTAGTCTCATAGCTCACCCTTGGTAATAATTTTGTTGATTTCTTCCTCAGTATAAGAACAACTTTTTACAAAACCCGTGCTTGTATTGTTTCCAATGATTAATTTTTCTTTGTTAATAATGTCTAGTACTAAATCTTCAGCTTCACTCATTTCAAAAACTGCAAAAAACATTCTAAATGCATGTAAACTTGTTGCTAGAACATTACTGTTTGAGAATTCAAACATTTTATTGACAAATAGTTTAAGCAAAGCTTGTTTGTTTGCGTTATTTGAATCTTGATTGTATGAAAGAAGTTTTTCCCCTATTAATTTTTTCAAAAGTTTTTGGATTTCTAAATTTTCTAAATTATTCATAACTTTTCTCCTAAAGATCGTATCTGTAAAATGATATGTAACAGGTATTTTTTGGTCTTGTTTCTTTGGAGCCATAGCTTTCACCAGTAGATTCTGGAAACAAAAAAGCTCCAAGATCCATCCACAAATTATCAAAACCAGTGATGAATCTAGTACTGCCTTCAGACCAATAATAGTCCTTATCACGGAAAATATATTTTTCATCATCTACCAATTTACCTTCAAAATTAAGGTTTTTCTTTTCTATGAAGTGGTAATGTTTATCAAAAGTATCTCGTTGTGTGTCTCCTAAGCTTCTAGAATTGCTTGAACCGCAGTGTATTAGGAATCTACCCGACAAATTGGGTGTTGAAGATATTCCTAATACTTTGTATGCATAGCAATTGCTTGGCAAACTTCTACCGTCTGGAATGCAAAACTTGTTTGTGTTCGTGAACGCTTCAATTAATTTATTTCTTGTAAGAATTGATCCTTCTTGCGCGAATTTATCAGTCAAAGCGCCAACAGGTGTTTTTTCTAGAAAAAACAAAATCATATGTTCTAGATATTCACTAAGTGAACCTAAATGTGGCGCACTTTTAGTAATTTCATATTCTTTTCTGTTATCAATGCTTTTTCCATCACATACCGAAAAAGTAAGTTTGTCTTTTAGTACAATTGGTTCTCCAATAGAACCCTCATATCCTAGCGAGTCTGCTTTTTCTGCATTTCTAAATTGAATGCGAGTTTTGGCTTTTTGTAGTTTTTCTTTGATTCTTTCATAATCTTTTTGTGTAATCATTGATTTTACCCCCTACCAATCGTACCTGTAAAATGATATGTAACAGGTATTTTTTGGCCTAGTTTCATTACCTCCCATATCCTCTGTTTTGAAAGGGTAATTCCACGGGTATATACCGTCGCCGTAAACTATACCTGTAAGAAAACTGGTTGAGCCACTAGACCAATTAGAATCTCTTCTAATGTAGTAGTAATCATTTATAAGTCGCCCCTTCAGTTTCTTCAAATCGCTTATGTCGATGGGGTGAGAATGTTTTTCCAAAGAATGCTCTTGTGTACCGCCTAAGCTTCTTGAACCATCAGAATCAGTGTAACCACCAGAATCGTAATGTCGTAGGAATCTACCCGACAAATTGGGTGCATAAGATATTCCAAATTTTTCTTTTACAAAACAACTTTCAGGAAGACTTCTGCCATCTGGAATACAAAATTTTTTAGTATCCTCAAAAGCTTGTACCAGCTTACTTCTTGAGAGTGTTCCTTCTTTGGCAAACTCAGCGGTCAAAAACCCTGGGTAAGTGTTTTCTAAGCACCAGTTAACTAAATGTTCTAGATAATCTTCTAGATTTTCACCAATAGGGGGTTTAGTATTCTTATTTAGGGAGTAATATTTTCTGTTAGTAGTGTCTTGGCCATTGCAAATGGCAAATAATTCTTTGTCTTTGACAACAATGGGTTCGCCAAGTTTGCCAACATAATTTTTTGCTTCTTCCATAGTTCCAACGCCAAATTGGAATTTGATGTTGTCGGCTTGAAGTCTTTTTTTGATTTCTTCAAAGTCTTCATCACTTATCATTTAAGCGGCCTCCTGTTTGTCTTTAGTATTTTCTGAATAAGTGCTACTATCAATTATTCTTCCTTTTGAATCTGATAGATCAAGAGCAAGTGTGTTTTTTAAAAAAGTGTCTTGAATGATTAAGTCAAAAGAATGATTTTCAAGTCCGACTTTGTTTTCGACAAAAACATTATTGTTTAGTCTTGCGATAGTAATGCCAACTAAGTGAAGTGCTGTACCTTTGTTTTTACTGAGCTGAGAATCTAGTATTTTTACGCTTGAGAAATTCGAAAGTTTTAGTGCATTGTTGTTGTTTTCAAAAGAACTTTCCCTGATCATAATGTTGTATCCGCTTGCAACCGATTCTTTTTTGCTGCTTTTGATGTTGGTGTTGACGAGCGTAATATTTTTAGCGTCACTGATTTCGAAACCTTGGTTTGCAGAGTCAAAATCAACATCTTCTAGCAGGATTTTTTTTACTTTTTTCAAATACAGTGCATTGTTTAGAGCACAACGAAATGTGACATCTTTGATGTACACAAAATTTGCATCTGTAACATAGACTGATGATCTGGCATTTTCTTTTACTGAATATGAAGAGCAGAAGACTACATCATGGGGATGTGTAAAGCTTTTGTCTTCTAGGTACATTGACAATTCTTCTTGATTTAGAGTGCCTCCGTTAATGTAGAGCTCGCTTAATGGCTGCTGGCATATGCTAATCCCGGAAAGCTTGAATGATTTTTCTGATGTAAAAATATGTTTT contains these protein-coding regions:
- a CDS encoding tape measure protein produces the protein MKLDEIIIPLSMSISNNQKLDSIAETLKKIAEQKFASLDNLKSKLEKSAKSGSNLEKALNKSSQNASKNFKSLADSVDSVNSKAGGMKSIGKVLKSVGKGLGNVKNLANKTGEAFNQMLAAFAPIIIAVKALQAIGSTISGIFDGAMDALDEFNEEVSTFSDMLGNEDLGKSLAESMRAFGDETLFTRDAITNATKTMLSYGATASEVEERIRMFGEAAGGSSEGLEKLAEVYSRVESSNQVNLEDLYALRDAGVDITDILAEEAGLAGEALYKAASDGKIGFEALNKALSKATSEGGKFYGNTAKEAKTLAQAQQQTAKMSEKLFLDIGKALEPMMIGFEKVKQFMIKGILDPLTKVTAAVIYLINKLTELVVYVSGKLVQGFKIAFDPIIKLIQKVIDMTVKLYEGFKKVLGLSKKPEKEKEEKDTSSPEPQRDKKFDPNAKTDFNKKMEQDYQKLQDDIFNAQRTIFTKTGEEREKALRALEKTIKNKNQEFLNAYSKSFDKLSDENKKILVGVEKAINEFNNSNYDFVNEYQKLLKEKESREREILLTLPHADQESALQKLNDEINEKNKAFVVKYEKSFTTLNESNRKIVAELEKQVNEFEKTALDRSFVEAQKALQKEITELEWKTMLLPAKERASAEKKMASDIQAMYKKFVDEHKSQFDKLNETNRNTLKQMAEKAKDTAKSLYDKCLENLDKFTEFTGKILNKQGGEKLAEEGVGHFIDYAIQGAYEGYRNLRKNVATAYLGQLGTFLAELIEQLEDFFWGILTGYGNVRKKKIEEQRDKDLEELEKRSEIELKKLEEKFDAEIAMRKKKLSELDDEYSKEIEFLKQAQSKGQISGEEFQKRLHDVQTEYKTKKDIETTKLTKAEENKKIETERHKKLSNLENERIKAQAEVDKINADPGYLGTGFYFGKASNLEKTEKILDEILKRIAAVKSAGSIEEIKLARGGARFVSNKPTYMPNSGVMSSEFGQPELVRITPAPIDENLRKLEAKIIAEEITKLQKSQNSTVINNFYYNFNGDVLDAEKLVRMLKSKEHLMTFRMAE
- a CDS encoding structural cement protein Gp24, giving the protein MPDFDFTKICKKFVLGVDHKACVHQTETAIVDVESTPIRPGDPVYSSRSSEMGEVLVKAATATAGVGHIRGFALKKERISLLEDENYSPGELIPVRRAGEVTVTLDNAFTTPKIGDYVFLKAGKLVKDGKGGVQVGRIKDVSLEQNSKIVLLDVNIGPEYESSGSRKFT
- a CDS encoding anti-CBASS protein Acb1 family protein — encoded protein: MFRMKFFKKNKETKLFPVSEYTPHQDQLRLAHQVAEIYAGFASSRDIEHKVGDGLSILFDNNFRAVIKKMVYTAILSGESHFYIVVPDSDDPQKPLKKGFPCLCYNFGEVLDQGSYFLKNIHESRIIGMKSSFLNFESLKKSSNIMNTLLNETVGFLRVNNFTFLKSATLPSVKDMTAYDLAEVKKNIEGVLDSNHKMMILGREDDIANVTRSVSPLRDAFEIIVSDITLHSGIPKEILYPISPSGEGSIGNYDIFYLNIEQICKLMVTPFINAVLFKFGLESNWCYKPVKPISQKEQAEIDEKHAKTLATYVELLIKAKEMENNDLYLKIQNEMNQYLQII
- a CDS encoding PBSX family phage terminase large subunit, whose protein sequence is MRLRRLPIYVNAYKEKPNAEIFIYYSSRGTGKTYDIATVNLERKFSVDGGDTLAIRKKKNKTTQSIHKEILELLSIYGLRKFFNISKAKIESKSLIFGKKRAFVFEGGHDTRDLKSYAHFKDLWLEEANQFSSDDIEMLIPTMREQGGRIYMSSNPVPKSHWLYKRYLANQDNPAVCIIKSTYRDNPFLNGGDVEAWLEKQKLAYHGNDIGFRIEVLGEEFDFGTARLIKKFNVCEPSLISRANGSYYTGVHIKGNRICFLEILVGRISYLPVVIVTNACSKVLLSKADYQAEINNFKGTFVLPAAREELKYVFSRFGRGTLLAKKRNLYSLSDYLIPANLSVVNIPETNDVISEFNETEYYYDESSAEDSEVTNFVMQKDLTYIPAFLNAASIFN